The following are encoded together in the Bacillus sp. NP157 genome:
- a CDS encoding LysR family transcriptional regulator has translation MIRLDDVQMFVQTVEAGSFSEAARQLNVAPGLASVAVQRLEKAVGARLFTRSTRHMQLSEDGERYLPHARAMLDAQIQGRQALAETQEALTGPLRLSVSSDFGRNVLLGWLDEFQHRHPGLSIHLRLSDRATDLVRHPVDAAVRYGPLSDSSLVAMSLIEDNRRSLCAAPAYLEQHGVPTSVDDLRRHNCLRFVWSEQVHERWRFTLPGGDKTVTVSGNRVSDDADAVRRWAVAGEGLIYKSRLDLIRDLAAGRLREVFPNAHCEPSPLNLVCAHRSRLTPAITQLRDFLRTRCASLADSLPPSR, from the coding sequence ATGATCCGGCTCGACGACGTCCAGATGTTCGTGCAGACCGTTGAAGCAGGGAGCTTTTCGGAGGCCGCCAGGCAGCTGAATGTCGCGCCCGGCCTGGCCAGCGTGGCCGTGCAGCGGCTCGAGAAGGCGGTCGGCGCGCGGTTGTTCACCCGGTCCACCCGGCACATGCAGCTGTCCGAAGATGGCGAACGCTACCTGCCGCATGCCCGCGCGATGCTGGACGCCCAGATCCAGGGCAGGCAGGCGCTGGCCGAGACCCAGGAAGCATTGACCGGCCCGCTGCGCCTGTCCGTCTCCTCCGATTTCGGCCGCAACGTGTTGCTGGGCTGGCTGGACGAGTTCCAGCACCGCCACCCGGGTCTGTCGATCCATCTGCGCCTGAGCGATCGCGCGACCGATCTTGTCCGGCATCCCGTCGACGCCGCCGTGCGCTATGGGCCCCTGTCGGATTCGTCGCTGGTGGCCATGTCGCTGATCGAGGACAACCGGCGTTCGCTGTGCGCCGCGCCGGCCTACCTGGAACAGCATGGCGTGCCGACGAGCGTGGACGACCTGCGTCGCCACAACTGCCTGCGCTTCGTCTGGAGCGAACAGGTGCATGAACGCTGGCGCTTCACGCTGCCCGGCGGCGACAAGACGGTCACCGTCTCGGGCAATCGCGTGAGCGACGATGCCGATGCGGTGCGTCGCTGGGCGGTGGCGGGCGAAGGCCTGATCTACAAGTCGCGACTGGACCTGATCCGCGACCTCGCCGCGGGCCGGCTACGGGAAGTGTTTCCGAACGCCCATTGCGAGCCCTCGCCACTGAACCTCGTCTGCGCGCATCGCTCGCGGCTCACGCCCGCCATCACGCAATTGCGTGACTTCCTCCGCACGCGGTGCGCGTCACTGGCCGACAGCCTTCCGCCGAGCCGCTGA
- a CDS encoding zinc-binding alcohol dehydrogenase family protein, with translation MKAIGFSSNERVDHPDALRDFDLPEPTLREHDILVEVRAVSVNPVDTKVRRNGDIPADGPRILGWDAAGIVRATGPLATRFKPGDRVWYAGDITRPGSNSELHAVDERIVGPMPRSLDFAEAASLPLTAITAWELLFDRLRVHEADPTDNGVLLVTGAAGGVGSILTQLARRLTGLTVIGTASRPETREWVLEHGAHHVIDHRKPWAAQLEALGIEHVDYVAGLNESAGYVPQIAEVLRPEGQFALIDDPKNLDIGPFKTKSISIHWELMYTRPIFTTRSIARQHALLRRVAELVDRGDLVHTLTRRIDGFDAAGLKAAHALVEAGSMIGKVVVVR, from the coding sequence ATGAAAGCGATCGGATTCTCCAGCAACGAGCGCGTCGACCACCCGGATGCGCTGCGCGACTTCGACCTCCCCGAGCCGACCCTGCGCGAGCACGACATCCTCGTCGAGGTGCGGGCCGTGTCGGTCAATCCCGTCGACACCAAGGTTCGCCGGAATGGCGATATCCCCGCCGACGGCCCGCGCATCCTCGGTTGGGACGCCGCCGGCATCGTCCGTGCCACGGGTCCTCTGGCGACGCGCTTCAAGCCGGGCGACCGCGTCTGGTACGCCGGCGACATCACCCGGCCGGGTAGCAATAGCGAGCTGCACGCCGTCGACGAACGCATCGTCGGGCCGATGCCGCGGTCGCTGGATTTCGCCGAGGCGGCGTCGCTGCCACTTACCGCGATCACCGCGTGGGAACTGCTGTTCGATCGCCTCCGCGTGCACGAAGCCGACCCGACCGACAACGGCGTGCTGCTGGTCACCGGTGCAGCGGGTGGCGTGGGCTCGATCCTGACCCAACTTGCCCGTCGACTCACCGGACTGACGGTCATCGGCACGGCATCGCGACCGGAAACCCGCGAGTGGGTGCTGGAGCACGGTGCGCACCACGTGATCGATCATCGCAAGCCGTGGGCTGCGCAGCTGGAAGCGCTGGGTATCGAGCACGTCGATTACGTCGCCGGCCTCAACGAAAGCGCGGGCTACGTGCCGCAGATCGCCGAGGTGCTTCGCCCCGAAGGCCAGTTCGCGCTCATCGACGATCCGAAGAACCTCGACATCGGGCCGTTCAAGACGAAGTCGATCTCGATCCACTGGGAGCTGATGTACACCCGCCCGATCTTCACGACCCGCAGCATCGCGCGCCAGCATGCCTTGCTGCGTCGCGTGGCGGAGCTCGTCGATCGCGGCGACCTGGTGCATACGCTCACGCGTCGCATCGATGGCTTCGATGCCGCCGGCTTGAAGGCAGCGCATGCGCTGGTCGAGGCTGGCAGCATGATCGGCAAGGTCGTCGTCGTTCGCTGA
- a CDS encoding heme-binding protein, whose protein sequence is MNAPVNVKTVATHGLSLEAAYALLAEARRACEARGFAPTIAITDAGGHLRVLERADSAPFLTAEVAADKAWTSASFGLSTHDWNRYMGEPTVAPLAHHPRLMPVGGGLPIYVDGALTGGIGISGGTSVQDHEAGEDALRALGLLA, encoded by the coding sequence ATGAATGCACCAGTGAACGTGAAGACCGTCGCTACCCATGGGCTTAGCCTGGAAGCGGCTTACGCCCTGCTGGCCGAGGCACGCCGTGCCTGCGAAGCACGCGGCTTTGCACCGACGATCGCGATCACCGACGCGGGAGGCCATCTGCGTGTGCTTGAGCGCGCCGACTCGGCGCCATTCCTCACCGCCGAGGTCGCGGCCGACAAGGCATGGACGTCGGCGTCGTTCGGGCTATCGACGCATGACTGGAACCGCTACATGGGCGAACCCACGGTCGCCCCGCTGGCACACCACCCACGGCTGATGCCCGTGGGCGGTGGCTTGCCGATCTATGTCGACGGTGCGCTGACCGGTGGTATCGGCATTTCCGGCGGGACGTCGGTGCAGGATCACGAGGCGGGGGAAGACGCGCTTCGTGCGCTGGGGCTGCTGGCCTGA
- a CDS encoding DUF1330 domain-containing protein codes for MVALSPTALDAFLTQQDDAPIVMLNLIRFEPDGGRERYLQYLQMARPILARFGARIVFGGDGLAVLTEGDTQGWDAVVLVEYPNRTAFKTMVADAEYQVAFKVGVSAIADIVLQPTKPFGDVVSTGQ; via the coding sequence ATGGTTGCCCTGTCGCCCACCGCCCTCGACGCCTTCCTCACCCAGCAAGACGACGCGCCCATCGTCATGCTGAACCTGATCCGCTTCGAGCCCGATGGCGGGCGCGAACGGTACCTGCAGTATCTCCAGATGGCCCGGCCGATCCTGGCGCGGTTCGGCGCGAGGATCGTGTTCGGCGGCGATGGGCTTGCCGTGCTTACCGAGGGGGATACGCAGGGCTGGGATGCCGTCGTGCTGGTCGAGTATCCGAACCGGACCGCGTTCAAGACGATGGTGGCCGATGCGGAGTATCAGGTGGCTTTCAAGGTCGGTGTTTCGGCGATTGCGGATATTGTTTTGCAGCCGACCAAACCCTTTGGAGATGTCGTCTCGACTGGCCAGTAG
- a CDS encoding TfoX/Sxy family protein, with protein sequence MGSQQRTADFILDQLSSLGKVSAKKMFGEYAIYHGEKVIALIADDQLFVKPTDGGKAFLGKWEEGLPYPGAKPCILVPGDKWDDRDWLSKLMIVTASELPVPKKKVSKK encoded by the coding sequence ATGGGCTCACAGCAACGCACGGCAGACTTCATCCTCGACCAGCTTTCATCGCTCGGCAAAGTCTCGGCGAAAAAGATGTTCGGTGAATATGCGATCTATCACGGCGAAAAGGTGATTGCCTTGATCGCGGATGACCAGCTTTTCGTCAAGCCGACCGATGGAGGCAAGGCCTTCCTCGGTAAGTGGGAAGAAGGCCTTCCTTATCCAGGCGCGAAGCCGTGCATTCTCGTCCCGGGCGACAAGTGGGACGACCGTGACTGGCTATCGAAGCTCATGATCGTTACCGCCAGCGAGCTGCCCGTGCCGAAAAAGAAAGTATCGAAGAAGTAG
- a CDS encoding DUF4145 domain-containing protein has product MSATTRYEATGEGERFKHSCNRCRVETWHRRITGVTEHGSEHSPGYVYHWTEENMIVQCQGCDQLSFQRLSTNSEDYDPRSEEYLTTREQYPHRNVYTPRAEIWQLPFELAEIYRETIKAFDGGLMVLTGQGIRNIVETFCRVLNVKGRDLDKKITKLRERSLITEDGEQCLHAIRELGNSATHSAEKATPKQVTAAFSVIDHMLEQVYTLKRVSQNELKRLPRKEAPVEPAMQELGNLMPSVEDSIAN; this is encoded by the coding sequence ATGAGCGCAACAACACGATATGAGGCTACGGGTGAAGGTGAACGATTTAAACACTCATGCAATCGCTGCCGCGTTGAAACATGGCATCGAAGGATAACCGGTGTGACGGAGCATGGAAGCGAACACTCCCCAGGCTACGTCTACCACTGGACAGAGGAAAACATGATTGTCCAGTGTCAGGGCTGCGATCAGCTGTCCTTTCAGCGCCTTTCGACAAACTCTGAGGACTACGATCCTCGTTCAGAAGAATATTTGACGACGCGCGAGCAGTATCCTCATCGCAATGTTTACACACCGCGCGCGGAGATATGGCAACTGCCTTTCGAGCTTGCTGAGATTTATCGCGAAACGATCAAGGCCTTCGATGGAGGGCTCATGGTCCTGACGGGTCAAGGCATCAGGAATATCGTCGAAACTTTCTGTAGAGTCCTAAACGTTAAAGGTCGCGACCTTGACAAGAAGATAACCAAGCTCCGCGAGCGATCACTCATCACCGAGGATGGCGAGCAGTGCCTGCATGCCATCAGAGAGCTAGGCAACAGCGCGACTCACAGCGCAGAGAAGGCGACGCCGAAACAGGTGACTGCGGCCTTCTCAGTGATCGACCACATGCTTGAACAGGTCTATACGTTAAAGCGCGTGAGTCAAAATGAACTGAAAAGGCTTCCAAGAAAGGAGGCCCCGGTCGAGCCAGCCATGCAAGAGCTGGGGAATTTAATGCCGTCGGTTGAAGACAGCATTGCGAATTGA
- a CDS encoding PA0069 family radical SAM protein → MTRLHKGRGAASNPEGRFESTRYQAEDDGWHREEDDRRPATSVREEFARSVISRNDSPDIGFDQALNPYRGCEHGCIYCYARPSHGYLNLSAGLDFETKLFAKTNLAEILRGELAKKNYTCKPINIGSNTDPYQPIEKQWRLTRAALALLNECNHPCTIVTKNALIERDLDILAPMAERNLVQVFVSVNSLDNKLASKLEPRASAPHRRLQAVKSLRDAGVPVGVLVAPIIPALNEKDVEGIIERAAENGANSIGYTCVRLPHELKQLFREWLELHYPDRAAHIISLIQQMNGGKDYDSNFATRMRGQGVFADIIRKRVQVATRKVGLHKAWDTVLDTSRFVAPRIVSPQGELF, encoded by the coding sequence ATGACCCGCCTGCACAAGGGCCGCGGTGCCGCCTCCAATCCGGAGGGCCGCTTCGAATCCACGCGTTACCAGGCCGAGGACGACGGCTGGCACCGCGAGGAAGACGACCGCCGCCCCGCCACCAGCGTCCGCGAGGAATTCGCGCGCAGCGTCATCTCGCGCAACGACTCACCGGACATCGGCTTCGACCAGGCGTTGAATCCCTATCGCGGTTGCGAGCACGGCTGCATCTACTGCTACGCCCGCCCCTCGCACGGTTACCTCAACCTGTCGGCCGGCCTCGACTTCGAGACCAAGCTCTTCGCCAAGACCAACCTCGCCGAGATCCTGCGCGGTGAGCTGGCGAAGAAGAACTACACCTGCAAGCCGATCAATATCGGCAGCAACACCGATCCGTACCAGCCGATCGAGAAGCAATGGCGGTTGACCCGTGCGGCGCTGGCGCTGCTCAACGAGTGCAACCATCCGTGCACCATCGTGACGAAGAACGCGCTGATCGAGCGCGACCTCGACATCCTCGCGCCGATGGCCGAACGCAACCTCGTCCAGGTGTTCGTATCGGTTAACTCGCTCGACAACAAGCTCGCGTCGAAGCTCGAGCCACGTGCATCGGCTCCGCATCGTCGCCTGCAGGCGGTGAAGTCGCTACGCGACGCCGGCGTGCCCGTGGGCGTGCTGGTCGCGCCGATCATCCCGGCGCTTAACGAGAAGGACGTGGAAGGCATCATCGAGCGTGCCGCGGAAAACGGCGCCAACTCGATTGGCTACACCTGCGTGCGCCTACCGCATGAACTGAAGCAGCTCTTCCGCGAGTGGCTGGAACTGCACTACCCCGATCGCGCCGCGCACATCATCAGCCTGATCCAGCAGATGAATGGCGGTAAGGACTACGACAGTAATTTCGCGACCCGCATGCGCGGGCAGGGCGTGTTCGCGGACATCATCCGCAAGCGGGTGCAGGTGGCTACCCGCAAGGTGGGGCTGCACAAGGCGTGGGATACGGTGCTGGATACGTCGCGGTTCGTGGCGCCGCGGATTGTTTCGCCGCAGGGAGAGCTGTTTTGA
- a CDS encoding MFS transporter, producing MATTASGMRADGSIGTSHKRVIFASSLGTVFEWYDFYLYGSLAATIGKQFFTALNDTSQFIFALLAFAAGFAVRPFGAIVFGRIGDLIGRKYTFLVTIIIMGTSTFLVGALPGYNTIGVAAPVLLILLRLLQGLALGGEYGGAATYVAEHAPNGKRGLYTSFIQITATFGLFLSLLVILGTRLGLGADTFDAWGWRIPFLISALLVGVSVYIRMQLHESPVFQQMKAEGKQSKAPLTEAFGQWKNLKLVILALLGATAGQAVVWYTGQFYSLYFLTQSLKIDPTTANLLIAGALFIGTPFFVFFGWLSDRIGRKTIVLAGCLIAALTMFPIFKGLTHFGNPAIEAAAATAPVVVTADPNACSFQFDPVGKHTFTSSCDVAKSVLAKKGIPYSNAAAPSGTLATVKIGDEVIESFEGAGVDKAAFTAQQKAFTGKVDDQLKAAGYPAKADPAQSNYPMLVLLLAVLVIYVTMVYGPIAAWLVEMFPTRIRYTSMSLPYHIGNGWFGGFVPTIGFMLVAWKGDIYYGLWYPVIVALMTFVVGLFFVRETKDAPLEH from the coding sequence ATGGCAACCACCGCATCCGGCATGCGTGCCGACGGCAGCATCGGTACCAGCCACAAACGCGTGATCTTCGCGTCCAGCCTGGGCACCGTCTTCGAATGGTATGACTTCTATCTGTATGGCTCGCTCGCCGCGACCATCGGCAAGCAATTCTTCACCGCACTGAACGACACCAGCCAGTTCATCTTCGCGCTGCTGGCGTTCGCGGCGGGCTTCGCGGTGCGCCCGTTCGGCGCCATCGTGTTCGGTCGTATCGGCGACCTCATCGGCCGCAAGTACACCTTCCTCGTCACCATCATCATCATGGGTACGTCCACCTTCCTGGTGGGTGCCTTGCCTGGCTACAACACGATCGGCGTGGCCGCACCGGTGTTGCTGATCCTGCTACGCCTGCTGCAGGGCCTCGCGCTCGGCGGCGAATACGGTGGCGCGGCGACTTACGTGGCCGAGCACGCACCGAACGGCAAGCGTGGCCTGTACACCAGCTTCATCCAGATCACCGCCACCTTCGGCCTGTTCCTGTCGTTGCTGGTGATCCTCGGCACGCGCCTTGGCCTCGGCGCCGACACGTTCGATGCCTGGGGCTGGCGCATCCCGTTCCTGATCTCGGCCCTGCTGGTCGGCGTGTCGGTTTACATCCGCATGCAGCTGCACGAGTCACCGGTGTTCCAGCAGATGAAGGCCGAGGGCAAGCAGTCCAAGGCGCCGCTGACCGAAGCGTTCGGCCAGTGGAAGAACCTCAAGCTGGTGATCCTCGCCCTGCTCGGCGCCACCGCCGGCCAGGCCGTCGTCTGGTACACGGGCCAGTTCTACTCGCTGTACTTCCTGACCCAGAGCCTGAAGATCGACCCGACCACGGCGAACCTGCTGATCGCGGGCGCGCTGTTCATCGGCACGCCGTTCTTCGTGTTCTTCGGCTGGCTGTCGGACCGGATCGGACGCAAGACGATCGTGCTGGCCGGTTGCCTGATCGCGGCGCTGACCATGTTCCCGATTTTCAAGGGCCTCACCCACTTCGGTAACCCCGCGATCGAAGCCGCTGCCGCCACGGCACCGGTGGTGGTCACGGCCGACCCGAATGCGTGCAGCTTCCAGTTCGACCCGGTCGGCAAGCACACCTTCACCAGCTCCTGCGACGTGGCCAAGAGCGTGCTGGCGAAGAAGGGCATCCCGTACAGCAACGCGGCGGCGCCGTCGGGCACGCTGGCGACGGTGAAGATCGGCGACGAGGTGATCGAGTCGTTCGAAGGCGCGGGCGTCGACAAGGCGGCGTTCACCGCGCAGCAGAAGGCGTTCACCGGCAAGGTGGACGACCAGCTGAAGGCTGCAGGCTACCCGGCCAAGGCCGACCCGGCGCAGAGCAACTACCCGATGCTGGTGCTGCTGCTGGCTGTGCTGGTTATCTACGTGACCATGGTCTACGGCCCGATCGCCGCCTGGCTGGTGGAGATGTTCCCCACCCGCATCCGCTACACCTCGATGAGCCTGCCGTACCACATCGGCAACGGCTGGTTCGGCGGCTTCGTCCCGACCATCGGCTTCATGCTGGTGGCGTGGAAGGGCGACATTTATTACGGGCTCTGGTATCCGGTGATCGTTGCGCTGATGACGTTCGTGGTGGGGTTGTTCTTTGTGCGGGAGACGAAGGACGCGCCGCTGGAGCATTGA
- the acs gene encoding acetate--CoA ligase codes for MSEIHPVDPAFAARARIRKDDYERMYAQSVQDPEGFWKGMSERLDWIVPPTKIKDVSFDPNDLHIRWFEDGQLNVAANCLDRHLATRGDKTAIIFEGDDPNESRSLTYRQLHAEVCQFSNTLKNLGVVKGDRVVIYLPMIPEAAVAMLACARIGAIHSVVFGGFSPDSLASRIADSKAKLVVTADEGCRGGKKIPLKANVDESLTRPNTNSVETVIVVRRTGGAIAFQSPRDRWYHTLMEGQSSECPAEPMNAEDPLFTLYTSGSTGLPKGVLHTSGGYLVYTSLTHELAFDLREDDIYWCTADVGWITGHSYVVYGPLANGSTVVMFDGVPNYPDFSRFWQVVDKHKVTLFYTAPTAIRALMREGDAPVQKTSRKSLRILGTVGEPINPEAWNWYYRVVGEERCPIVDTWWQTETGGFLITPLPGAIDLKPGSATLPFFGIKPAIVDAEGKVQDGACSGNLVITDSWPGQMRTVYGDHQRFVDTYFKAYPGNYFTGDGARRDEDGYYWITGRVDDVINVSGHRIGTAEVESALVAHPKVAEAAVVGCHHDIKGQGIYAFVTLNAGETGSDELKKELIAGVRKEIGPIAAPDYLQWAPGLPKTRSGKIMRRILRKIAENAPDQLGDVSTLADPGVVKNLVEERLIK; via the coding sequence ATGTCCGAGATCCACCCGGTTGATCCCGCCTTTGCCGCCAGGGCGCGTATCCGCAAGGACGACTACGAGCGCATGTACGCGCAGTCCGTCCAGGATCCGGAGGGCTTCTGGAAGGGCATGAGCGAGCGCCTCGACTGGATCGTGCCGCCGACGAAGATCAAGGACGTCTCCTTCGACCCCAACGACCTGCACATCCGCTGGTTCGAGGACGGCCAGCTCAACGTGGCCGCCAACTGCCTGGACCGGCACCTGGCGACGCGTGGCGACAAGACCGCCATCATCTTCGAGGGCGACGACCCCAACGAGTCGCGCAGCCTGACCTATCGCCAGCTGCACGCCGAGGTCTGCCAGTTCTCCAACACGCTGAAGAACCTGGGCGTGGTCAAGGGCGACCGCGTGGTGATCTACCTGCCGATGATCCCCGAGGCTGCCGTGGCCATGCTGGCCTGCGCCCGCATCGGTGCGATCCATTCGGTGGTGTTCGGCGGCTTCTCGCCGGATTCGCTGGCCAGCCGCATCGCCGATTCGAAGGCCAAGCTCGTGGTCACCGCGGACGAAGGCTGCCGCGGCGGCAAGAAGATCCCGCTGAAGGCCAACGTCGACGAGTCGCTGACCCGGCCGAACACCAACAGCGTGGAGACCGTGATCGTGGTCCGCCGCACCGGCGGCGCCATCGCCTTCCAGTCGCCACGCGACCGCTGGTACCACACGCTGATGGAAGGGCAGTCCAGCGAGTGCCCGGCCGAGCCGATGAACGCGGAAGACCCGCTGTTCACCCTGTACACCTCCGGCTCCACCGGCTTGCCCAAGGGCGTGCTGCACACCAGTGGCGGCTACCTGGTCTACACCAGCCTCACCCATGAACTGGCCTTCGACCTGCGCGAAGACGACATCTACTGGTGCACGGCCGACGTGGGCTGGATCACCGGCCACAGCTACGTGGTGTACGGGCCGCTGGCGAACGGCTCCACCGTGGTGATGTTCGACGGTGTGCCGAACTATCCCGATTTCAGCCGCTTCTGGCAGGTCGTCGACAAGCACAAGGTGACCCTGTTCTACACCGCGCCCACGGCGATCCGCGCCCTGATGCGCGAGGGCGACGCGCCGGTGCAGAAGACCTCCCGCAAGAGCTTGCGGATCCTCGGCACGGTCGGCGAGCCGATCAATCCCGAAGCCTGGAACTGGTATTACCGGGTGGTGGGCGAAGAGCGCTGCCCGATCGTCGACACCTGGTGGCAGACCGAAACCGGCGGCTTCCTTATCACGCCGTTGCCTGGCGCGATCGACCTGAAGCCCGGCTCGGCGACGCTGCCGTTCTTCGGCATCAAGCCGGCCATCGTCGATGCCGAAGGCAAGGTCCAGGACGGTGCGTGCAGCGGCAACCTGGTCATCACCGATTCGTGGCCGGGCCAGATGCGCACGGTGTACGGCGACCACCAGCGCTTCGTCGATACCTATTTCAAGGCGTACCCGGGCAACTACTTCACCGGCGACGGCGCGCGCCGCGACGAAGACGGTTACTACTGGATCACCGGCCGCGTGGACGACGTGATCAACGTCTCCGGCCACCGCATCGGCACGGCGGAAGTGGAGAGCGCGCTGGTGGCGCATCCCAAGGTCGCCGAGGCCGCCGTGGTCGGCTGCCACCACGACATCAAGGGACAGGGCATCTATGCCTTCGTGACGCTCAATGCGGGCGAAACGGGTAGCGACGAGCTGAAGAAAGAGCTGATCGCCGGCGTGCGCAAGGAGATCGGGCCGATCGCCGCACCGGATTACCTGCAGTGGGCGCCGGGCCTGCCGAAGACGCGTTCGGGCAAGATCATGCGCCGCATCCTGCGCAAGATCGCCGAGAACGCACCCGACCAGCTCGGTGACGTGTCCACGCTGGCCGATCCGGGCGTGGTGAAGAACCTGGTGGAAGAAAGACTGATCAAGTGA
- a CDS encoding response regulator transcription factor — protein sequence MSDVLIADDHPLFRDALQRAVLAALPDATVHTADSVPALFSLIESLPDADLLLMDLHMPGARGYSALAHIRGQYPGLPTIVVSGHEEAQVARRALAHGASAYIPKSAAVDDIVQAVRTVLDGDVWLPHQLMGGTVELKPDEADVAARVASLTPQQFRVLNMIAEGLLNKQIAYDLGVSEATVKAHMTAIMRKLGVSNRTQVALAASHLDVEKEAFPGTTE from the coding sequence GTGAGCGATGTACTGATCGCCGATGACCATCCGCTATTCCGCGACGCCTTGCAGCGTGCGGTTCTGGCGGCGCTTCCGGATGCCACTGTGCATACGGCCGACAGCGTGCCGGCGTTGTTCTCGCTTATCGAGTCGCTGCCGGACGCCGACCTGCTGTTGATGGACCTGCACATGCCGGGCGCGCGCGGCTATTCCGCGCTCGCCCACATCCGCGGGCAGTACCCGGGTTTGCCGACCATCGTGGTCTCCGGGCATGAAGAAGCGCAGGTGGCACGCCGCGCGCTCGCGCACGGTGCGTCGGCGTACATCCCGAAGTCGGCCGCCGTGGACGACATCGTCCAGGCCGTGCGTACCGTGCTCGATGGCGACGTGTGGCTACCGCACCAGCTGATGGGCGGGACGGTGGAGCTGAAGCCGGACGAAGCCGATGTCGCCGCGCGCGTCGCCTCGCTCACGCCGCAGCAGTTCCGCGTGCTGAACATGATCGCCGAAGGGTTGCTCAACAAGCAGATCGCTTACGACCTTGGGGTTTCCGAGGCCACGGTGAAGGCGCATATGACGGCGATCATGCGCAAGCTGGGAGTGTCGAACCGCACGCAGGTTGCGCTCGCGGCGTCGCATCTGGATGTCGAGAAAGAAGCGTTCCCCGGCACCACCGAGTAG